From Apium graveolens cultivar Ventura chromosome 9, ASM990537v1, whole genome shotgun sequence, the proteins below share one genomic window:
- the LOC141685209 gene encoding uncharacterized protein LOC141685209: MDRLWIIVPDKLSEEYASGINEFIKVASKKINSKGMVLCPCCRCVNKEFQTLKIIRLHLLTHRFLQTYKIWYHHGEPENNVEDEVTNNSQDEDMKDDHDDLATGLNDNINSKYFDIGPSSDFFTDSPLNVSEKYDDLFDSLHMPLYDNCRDFSVLNPVVRLMSIKVVNKLIYKAFEYILRSFKEMLPEGNKMPDNYYQTRKLLCEVGLGYEQIDVCRYDCALFYGENVNALSCPVCKSSRYIRNKIPHKRLRWFPLKDRLKRLFSSKHTLKDMRWHEEVRKPEPGILRHPTGGMAWNHFDTVYPNFVADSRSVRMELASDRFNPFSNLTSTYTLWLVIIIPYNMSPWASPNGTNYLMSLLISGPKSPGKDYDVFLKPLIEELKELWNGIDAYDSYGECMFKLRAAVLWKISDFPGHQCYLNANHSWRKSKEYDGSIELRGTPRTFTSEDILKQLEEVHVRTTGKAPNNTSRKRKRGANELNWSKRSVLFDLPYWSTLLLRHNLDVMHIEKNVCDNIIGTLLDIEGKSKDNLKAHKDLQDLNIRKELL, translated from the exons ATGGATCGCTTATGGATAATCGTACCAGATAAGTTGTCGGAGGAATATGCTAGTGGTATTAATGAATTTATAAAGGTCGCGAGCAAGAAGATAAACTCTAAAGGAATGGTGTTATGTCCTTGTTGTCGATGCGTTAACAAGGAATTCCAAACACTCAAAATAATTAGGTTACACTTGCTTACACATAGATTTCTTCAAACTTATAAGATATGGTACCATCATGGTGAACCTGAAAATAATGTAGAAGATGAAGTAACCAACAATAGTCAAGATGAGGACATGAAAGACGATCATGATGATTTGGCTACGGGTCTTAACGATAACATCAATAGTAAGTATTTTGACATTGGTCCAAGTAGTGATTTTTTCACTGATTCTCCGCTTAATGTGAGTGAAAAGTATGATGACTTATTTGACTCTCTTCATATGCCTTTGTATGATAATTGTAGAGACTTTTCAGTCCTGAATCCAGTGGTAAGGTTAATGAGTATCAAGGTGgttaataaattaatatataagGCATTTGAGTATATTCTAAGGTCTTTTAAAGAGATGCTGCCTGAAGGTAATAAAATGCCAGATAATTATTACCAGACAAGGAAACTTCTTTGCGAAGTGGGTTTGGGATATGAGCAAATTGATGTATGTCGGTATGATTGTGCTTTATTTTACGGTGAAAACGTAAATGCTTTGTCATGTCCGGTATGTAAATCTAGTCGTTATATAAGAAATAAGATCCCACACAAAAGACTTAGATGGTTTCCCTTAAAGGATCGACTCAAGCGTTTGTTTAGCTCAAAACATACTTTAAAAGACATGCGATGGCATGAAGAAGTGCGAAAACCTGAACCTGGTATATTACGTCATCCGACCGGTGGAATGGCTTGGAATCATTTTGACACTGTATACCCTAATTTTGTTGCGGATTCTAGGAGCGTTAGAATGGAATTGGCATCAGATAGGTTCAACCCTTTTTCTAACTTGACATCAACTTATACTTTATGGCTTGTGATAATAATTCCTTATAATATGTCACCTTGGGCTTCGCCAAATGGTACAAACTATCTCATGTCTCTATTGATTTCAGGTCCAAAATCACCTGGAAAAGACTATGATGTATTCTTGAAACCTTTAATCGAAGAACTTAAAGAGTTATGGAATGGAATCGATGCATATGATTCATATGGTGAGTGTATGTTCAAACTTAGAGCCGCAGTATTGTGGAAAATTAGTGATTTTCCGG GGCATCAATGTTATTTAAATGCTAACCATTCTTGGCGAAAGAGCAAAGAGTATGACGGATCTATCGAGTTACGTGGTACCCCGAGAACTTTTACTAGCGAAGATATTTTAAAACAGCTGGAGGAAGTGCATGTACGTACAACTGGTAAAGCACCAAATAATACTTCAAGAAAACGTAAACGTGGAGCCAATGAGTTGAATTGGAGTAAAAGGAGTGTTTTGTTTGACTTGCCATATTGGTCAACACTTTTACTCCGCCATAATCTTGATGTGATGCATATAGAGAAAAATGTTTGTGATAACATTATCGGCACACTTCTCGATATTGAAGGTAAATCCAAAGACAATTTAAAGGCTCATAAAGATTTACAAGACTTAAATATTCGTAAAGAGCTtttgtga